From the Sphingobium sp. MI1205 genome, one window contains:
- a CDS encoding replication initiator protein A encodes MKPRIEPDRQRNPELPLAVNETPNGAEGRPPLLPVRYPDPDLFICDVLDAIPKDDMASMEHPIFSLATKPDRRVFRYEHNGNKLEIVPSVKGLATIHDKDILIYCISQLIGKMNQGERPSRTLHLTARDLLVWTNRQTDGDGYDRLRSAFERLSGTRITTNIKADGEEITEGFGLINEWRIVRQTRSGQMSEIKVTLSDWLFKMVEGRSVLTLHRDYFRLRKPLERRIYELARKHCGAQEKWSISVETLQKKTGASSHLRVFRSMLRDLVAHDHLPDYAVEMNGDTVTFRNREALDTVEAIEAEPERPYIDPEGFHDAKSVAPGYDVYALYDQWVSWWIDSGRPELKSPRAAFIGFCRNKHKTAPLR; translated from the coding sequence ATGAAACCCCGAATCGAGCCTGACCGTCAACGAAACCCCGAACTTCCGCTTGCCGTCAACGAAACCCCGAACGGCGCGGAGGGTCGCCCTCCCCTGTTGCCGGTTCGCTATCCCGATCCCGATCTGTTCATTTGCGATGTTCTCGACGCCATCCCCAAGGATGACATGGCCTCGATGGAGCATCCGATTTTCTCGCTCGCGACCAAGCCCGATCGGCGCGTGTTCCGCTACGAGCATAACGGCAACAAGCTCGAAATCGTCCCCAGCGTCAAAGGGCTGGCGACGATCCACGACAAGGATATTCTGATCTACTGCATCTCCCAGCTCATCGGGAAGATGAACCAGGGCGAGCGGCCGAGCCGCACCTTGCACCTCACGGCGCGCGATCTGCTAGTGTGGACCAACCGGCAAACCGATGGCGACGGCTATGACCGACTGCGGAGCGCGTTCGAGCGCCTGTCGGGGACGCGGATCACCACGAACATCAAGGCCGATGGCGAGGAAATCACCGAAGGGTTCGGCCTCATCAACGAATGGCGGATCGTGCGGCAAACCCGCTCCGGCCAAATGTCGGAAATCAAGGTCACGCTCTCCGATTGGCTGTTCAAGATGGTCGAGGGGCGCAGTGTCCTGACGCTGCACCGCGACTATTTCCGTCTCCGCAAGCCGCTCGAACGGCGCATCTACGAGCTGGCGCGCAAGCATTGCGGCGCGCAGGAAAAATGGTCGATCTCGGTCGAAACGCTACAGAAAAAGACTGGCGCGAGTAGCCATCTGCGCGTGTTCCGCTCGATGCTGCGCGATCTCGTCGCGCACGATCATCTGCCCGACTATGCCGTGGAAATGAACGGCGATACGGTCACGTTCCGCAATCGCGAGGCGCTGGATACGGTCGAGGCGATCGAGGCGGAACCCGAACGGCCCTATATCGACCCCGAAGGCTTCCACGACGCCAAGAGCGTTGCGCCTGGCTATGACGTGTATGCGCTCTATGACCAATGGGTGTCATGGTGGATCGACAGCGGACGGCCGGAACTGAAAAGCCCCCGCGCCGCCTTCATCGGCTTCTGCCGCAACAAGCACAAGACCGCCCCCTTGCGCTAG
- a CDS encoding ribbon-helix-helix domain-containing protein → MAKGGNSLQAVLNRAKADGDAAPAPAPAIEPVDVSRKAPPSGRQGTKLIGGHFPPEVSTQLRIIAAEEGTTVQSLLGEALDDLFVKKGRGRITS, encoded by the coding sequence ATGGCGAAGGGCGGAAACAGTCTGCAAGCGGTGCTGAACCGCGCCAAGGCGGACGGAGACGCGGCCCCGGCACCAGCGCCGGCGATCGAGCCGGTAGACGTGTCCCGCAAGGCCCCGCCGAGCGGCCGACAGGGGACCAAGTTGATTGGCGGGCATTTCCCCCCGGAGGTCAGCACACAGCTTCGTATTATCGCGGCCGAGGAAGGGACGACCGTTCAAAGCCTGCTAGGCGAGGCGCTGGACGACCTGTTCGTGAAGAAGGGGAGGGGGCGCATCACCAGCTAG
- a CDS encoding nucleotide-binding protein, giving the protein MKVLAILSQKGGVGKTTLATCLAVAAEQAGKVAAIIDLDPQATASFWKDVRQLDTPAVASIQPVRLPAMLKACEDAGTDLVVIDGAAVARDVAYEAARQADFILIPTKTAVFDTMSMTHTLDVVRQLDRAFAVVLTFVPPQGQETGDAIQAVAELGATVCPVTIGNRKAFFRAQAAGQAVQEFEPHGPAADEIHRLYEYTTIRLYNEAEAA; this is encoded by the coding sequence ATGAAGGTTCTCGCCATTCTCTCACAGAAAGGGGGCGTCGGGAAAACGACGCTCGCCACCTGTCTGGCGGTCGCGGCCGAGCAGGCCGGCAAGGTCGCTGCGATCATCGACCTGGACCCGCAGGCGACGGCCTCGTTCTGGAAAGACGTGCGCCAGCTCGACACGCCCGCCGTGGCGTCGATTCAGCCGGTGCGCCTGCCCGCCATGCTCAAAGCCTGCGAGGATGCCGGCACCGATCTTGTCGTGATCGACGGGGCGGCGGTCGCGCGCGACGTGGCCTATGAGGCAGCGCGCCAAGCCGATTTCATCCTGATCCCGACCAAGACGGCCGTATTCGACACCATGAGCATGACGCACACGCTCGACGTTGTGCGCCAGCTCGACCGCGCCTTTGCCGTGGTCCTTACCTTCGTGCCCCCACAAGGTCAGGAAACCGGCGATGCGATTCAGGCCGTGGCGGAGCTGGGCGCGACGGTTTGCCCGGTGACGATCGGCAACCGCAAAGCCTTTTTCCGCGCCCAAGCCGCAGGCCAGGCCGTGCAGGAGTTCGAGCCGCACGGACCAGCGGCCGACGAAATCCACCGGCTATACGAGTATACAACTATACGCCTATACAATGAAGCGGAGGCGGCGTGA
- a CDS encoding transcription elongation protein SprT, translating into MTHQTRESWLNAVAQGMAPLFEALDAPLPDRVRVAIGFTSRGAKAKAIGECWDNRLSADGHFEIFIRPDLAHAPDAMPAQIAAILAHELVHAAVGIPAGHGKAFKRAALGLGLVGPMRATTPGEAFLAAIAPILESVGPLPHARLDTDGESTAPKKQKTRMLKCECATCGYTVRTARKWLELAGAPLCPIEDHGQMQHEPLDDDEAEPEE; encoded by the coding sequence ATGACCCACCAAACCCGTGAAAGCTGGCTCAATGCGGTGGCGCAGGGCATGGCTCCGCTGTTCGAGGCGCTGGACGCCCCCCTGCCCGACCGCGTGCGCGTGGCGATCGGCTTCACCAGCAGAGGCGCGAAGGCCAAGGCGATCGGCGAGTGCTGGGATAATCGCTTGAGCGCGGACGGCCATTTTGAAATCTTCATCCGGCCCGACCTGGCGCACGCGCCCGACGCCATGCCGGCGCAGATCGCGGCCATCCTCGCGCATGAGCTGGTCCATGCCGCAGTCGGCATCCCGGCAGGGCATGGGAAGGCGTTTAAACGGGCCGCCCTTGGGCTGGGCCTAGTCGGGCCGATGCGCGCCACCACCCCCGGCGAGGCGTTCCTTGCGGCCATCGCGCCGATCTTGGAGAGCGTCGGCCCCCTCCCCCATGCCCGCCTTGATACGGATGGAGAGTCGACCGCGCCCAAGAAGCAGAAAACCCGGATGCTCAAATGCGAGTGCGCGACGTGCGGCTATACCGTCAGGACCGCGCGCAAATGGTTGGAGCTGGCCGGAGCGCCGCTTTGCCCGATCGAGGATCACGGCCAGATGCAGCATGAGCCGCTGGACGATGACGAGGCCGAGCCGGAGGAATGA
- a CDS encoding type II toxin-antitoxin system RelE/ParE family toxin: MKPVEWLGSSKADVRAFPEDARTDAGWQLELVQRGDDPDDWKPMKTVGQGVREIRIREASGAFRVIYLATLEDRVLVLHAFQKKTQATAKKDLELAAQRLKRWKAEQ; the protein is encoded by the coding sequence ATGAAGCCGGTAGAGTGGTTGGGAAGTAGCAAGGCCGATGTTCGCGCCTTCCCCGAAGATGCGCGAACAGATGCCGGTTGGCAGCTTGAGCTTGTCCAACGCGGCGACGATCCCGACGACTGGAAGCCCATGAAAACCGTGGGGCAAGGCGTTCGGGAAATTCGCATCCGGGAAGCGTCGGGCGCGTTCCGGGTGATCTATCTGGCGACGTTGGAAGACCGGGTTCTGGTGCTTCATGCGTTCCAGAAAAAGACGCAGGCAACGGCAAAGAAAGACCTCGAACTCGCGGCGCAAAGGTTGAAACGATGGAAGGCGGAGCAATGA
- a CDS encoding helix-turn-helix domain-containing protein, with protein MTSEIYENVWDALADTEQEAANLKLRSSLLYEIRKVVQGWNVSQDEAGKRLGLTRPRTNDLLRGKLAKFSLDALVNIAASAHLHVELTLKEAA; from the coding sequence ATGACATCGGAAATCTATGAGAACGTGTGGGACGCGCTCGCTGATACCGAGCAGGAGGCCGCGAACCTGAAACTGCGCTCGTCCTTGCTGTATGAAATCCGCAAGGTGGTGCAGGGCTGGAATGTCTCACAGGACGAAGCGGGCAAGCGGCTTGGGCTGACACGGCCCCGGACCAATGATCTGCTGCGCGGCAAGCTGGCCAAGTTCTCCCTGGATGCGCTCGTCAACATTGCAGCGTCGGCCCATCTGCACGTCGAGTTGACGCTGAAAGAAGCGGCCTGA
- a CDS encoding histidine phosphatase family protein, with amino-acid sequence MRAIFIRHGQSTGNAGVPCDDLGAIELTELGQEQAREVAASWTQAPALIVTSPYTRTRQTAAPTIARFPGVPVEVWPIEEFTYLQPARWNGTRSAERMPHLERYWSAADPDYCDGEGAESFATLLRRCEAALARLAAMPAASLVYVFGHGQFIQAARAIVADAHLDERAKMRAFWRKGEPPAIANAQRVGFHWEGGRWSCAPALAGTA; translated from the coding sequence ATGAGGGCGATTTTCATCCGCCACGGCCAAAGCACCGGCAACGCCGGCGTGCCCTGCGATGATCTCGGCGCGATCGAGCTGACGGAGCTGGGCCAGGAACAGGCGCGCGAAGTCGCGGCGAGCTGGACGCAAGCGCCCGCGCTCATCGTCACGTCGCCCTATACGCGCACCCGGCAGACGGCCGCGCCGACGATCGCGCGCTTTCCCGGCGTGCCGGTCGAAGTGTGGCCGATCGAAGAGTTCACCTATCTGCAACCGGCGCGCTGGAACGGCACGCGCAGCGCGGAGCGGATGCCGCACCTCGAACGCTATTGGAGCGCGGCCGATCCTGATTATTGCGACGGGGAAGGGGCGGAGAGCTTCGCCACCCTGCTACGGCGCTGCGAGGCCGCGCTGGCGCGGCTCGCCGCCATGCCGGCTGCATCGCTGGTCTATGTGTTCGGGCATGGGCAGTTCATCCAGGCCGCGCGCGCGATCGTCGCTGACGCCCATCTGGACGAACGGGCCAAGATGCGGGCGTTCTGGCGCAAGGGCGAGCCGCCCGCGATCGCCAACGCGCAGCGGGTAGGATTTCATTGGGAAGGTGGCCGCTGGTCCTGTGCGCCGGCGCTGGCCGGCACGGCCTAA
- a CDS encoding IS6-like element IS6100 family transposase: protein MTDFKWRHFQGDVILWAVRWYCRYPISYRDLEEMLAERGISVDHTTIYRWVQCYAPEMEKRLRWFWRRGFDPSWRLDETYVKVRGKWTYLYRAVDKRGDTIDFYLSPTRSAKAAKRFLGKALRGLKHWEKPATLNTDKAPSYGAAITELKREGKLDRETAHRQVKYLNNVIEADHGKLKILIKPVRGFKSIPTAYATIKGFEVMRALRKGQARPWCLQPGIRGEVRLVERAFGIGPSALTEAMGMLNHHFAAAA, encoded by the coding sequence ATGACGGATTTCAAGTGGCGCCATTTCCAGGGTGATGTGATCCTGTGGGCGGTGCGCTGGTATTGTCGCTATCCGATCAGCTATCGCGACCTTGAGGAAATGCTGGCGGAACGCGGCATTTCGGTCGACCATACGACGATCTATCGCTGGGTCCAGTGCTACGCCCCGGAGATGGAGAAGCGGCTGCGCTGGTTCTGGCGGCGTGGCTTTGATCCGAGCTGGCGCCTGGATGAAACCTACGTCAAGGTGCGGGGCAAGTGGACCTACCTGTACCGGGCAGTCGACAAGCGGGGCGACACGATCGATTTCTACCTGTCGCCGACCCGCAGCGCCAAGGCAGCGAAGCGGTTCCTGGGCAAGGCCCTGCGAGGCCTGAAGCACTGGGAAAAGCCTGCCACGCTCAATACCGACAAAGCGCCGAGCTATGGTGCAGCGATCACCGAATTGAAGCGCGAAGGAAAGCTGGACCGGGAGACGGCCCACCGGCAGGTGAAGTATCTCAATAACGTGATCGAGGCCGATCACGGAAAGCTCAAGATACTGATCAAGCCGGTGCGCGGTTTCAAATCGATCCCCACGGCCTATGCCACGATCAAGGGATTCGAAGTCATGCGAGCCCTGCGCAAAGGACAGGCTCGCCCCTGGTGCCTGCAGCCCGGCATCAGGGGCGAGGTGCGCCTTGTGGAGAGAGCTTTTGGCATTGGGCCCTCGGCGCTGACGGAGGCCATGGGCATGCTCAACCACCATTTCGCAGCAGCCGCCTGA
- a CDS encoding type II toxin-antitoxin system RelB/DinJ family antitoxin: protein MAATAFVRARIDETLKDEAAAVLAELGLTVSDVVRMTLTRVAKDHALPFELKVPNAETRAAIEASRATMKARRARFTDPQEVFDALDQEARQQ, encoded by the coding sequence ATGGCCGCTACCGCTTTCGTGCGTGCGCGCATCGACGAAACATTGAAGGATGAAGCCGCCGCCGTCCTGGCCGAACTGGGGCTGACCGTATCCGATGTGGTCCGCATGACGCTCACCCGGGTCGCGAAGGATCATGCCTTGCCGTTCGAGCTGAAAGTGCCGAACGCCGAAACACGGGCAGCCATCGAAGCCTCTCGCGCCACGATGAAGGCCCGCCGCGCCCGTTTCACCGATCCTCAGGAAGTCTTTGATGCCCTCGACCAAGAAGCCCGCCAGCAGTAA
- a CDS encoding type II toxin-antitoxin system YafQ family toxin — protein MPSTKKPASSKRASLPREASYEKRFAKDWERLSRSGRYNMKQLKEAMMLLIANDAPLGPEWLDHALKGDWSDHRECHIGGDFLLIYTIEGNLVNFVRAGTHSELFE, from the coding sequence ATGCCCTCGACCAAGAAGCCCGCCAGCAGTAAGCGCGCCTCGCTCCCCCGAGAGGCGTCTTATGAAAAGCGGTTCGCGAAGGATTGGGAGCGGTTGTCGCGCAGCGGGCGCTACAACATGAAGCAGCTCAAGGAAGCGATGATGCTCCTCATCGCCAACGACGCGCCGCTTGGCCCGGAATGGCTGGACCACGCCCTCAAAGGCGATTGGAGCGATCATCGCGAGTGCCATATCGGCGGCGACTTCCTGCTCATCTACACGATCGAGGGAAATCTGGTGAACTTCGTGCGCGCCGGCACGCATTCGGAACTGTTCGAATAG
- a CDS encoding TetR/AcrR family transcriptional regulator, translated as MATTRDLFVKRGFHQTGMAQIASSSGIAVGQIYRDFANKEAIIAAICEADLAEWLEEETLETAVAVGDREGILAWIERIAIDEPSHENRRMMCEFVATVGCNPIIAEINRKADVRLRTSLGAALASLAPGASPQDRSTVVDFIITMSWGMVAGAELFPYRDHKILRHYMASLFRRELAAMCN; from the coding sequence TTGGCCACGACCCGCGATCTCTTCGTCAAACGCGGATTCCATCAGACCGGGATGGCCCAAATCGCCAGTTCATCCGGCATCGCGGTGGGGCAGATCTATCGGGACTTTGCCAACAAGGAGGCGATCATTGCCGCCATCTGCGAAGCCGACCTTGCTGAATGGCTCGAGGAAGAGACGCTGGAGACGGCGGTCGCGGTGGGGGATCGCGAAGGTATCCTCGCCTGGATCGAGCGAATCGCCATCGATGAGCCATCGCATGAAAATCGCCGCATGATGTGCGAATTCGTGGCCACAGTGGGGTGTAACCCGATCATCGCCGAGATCAATCGCAAGGCGGATGTCCGGCTGCGCACCAGCCTGGGAGCGGCGCTGGCCTCTTTGGCGCCGGGCGCATCTCCACAGGACAGATCAACGGTGGTGGACTTCATCATCACCATGTCCTGGGGAATGGTAGCGGGGGCCGAGCTGTTTCCTTACCGAGACCACAAAATCTTGCGCCACTACATGGCGTCGCTGTTCCGCCGGGAACTCGCCGCAATGTGCAATTGA
- a CDS encoding IS256 family transposase yields MTRTEIKPAVSAVKELLAQEPDALREIVRSVMQAMLEAEMDEALGAGKSERSDARLGYRSGHYPRTLVTRVGKLELRVPQDRAGRFSTELFERYQRSEQALVATLAEMYVQGVSTRKVKAITEELCGHAFSASTISAINKKLDGSLAAFAQRRLDEPFPYLILDARYEKVREGGVVGSQAVLIAIGIDWDGRRQILAVEMANRESATSWKDFLLRLRDRGLHGTEFVVADDHAGLRAAIREVLTGAAYQRCYVHFLRNALDHLPRKADDDCLQELRWLYDRRNLAEARADLAQWLARWSAKYPRLTDWAEETIEETFSFYRLPRRHHKHMKSTNMLERFNEEIRRRTYVVRIFPNAPSCLRLVRALAVETHENWLEANRYLNMDELREQKKTELRKAA; encoded by the coding sequence ATGACCAGGACCGAGATTAAGCCTGCTGTATCCGCTGTCAAAGAGTTGCTGGCGCAGGAGCCGGATGCGCTTCGCGAGATTGTGCGCAGCGTGATGCAGGCGATGCTGGAAGCCGAGATGGACGAGGCGCTGGGCGCGGGCAAGAGCGAGCGCAGCGATGCGCGGCTCGGCTACCGTTCGGGGCATTACCCGCGCACGCTGGTGACGCGGGTCGGCAAGCTGGAGCTGCGGGTGCCGCAGGACCGTGCCGGGCGCTTCTCGACCGAGCTGTTCGAGCGCTACCAGCGGTCGGAGCAGGCGCTGGTGGCGACGCTGGCCGAGATGTATGTCCAGGGCGTTTCGACGCGCAAGGTCAAGGCGATCACCGAAGAGCTGTGCGGCCATGCCTTCTCGGCCTCGACGATCTCGGCGATCAACAAGAAGCTCGATGGCAGCCTGGCGGCCTTTGCCCAGCGCCGCCTCGACGAGCCGTTCCCTTATCTGATCCTTGATGCCCGCTACGAGAAAGTGCGCGAAGGCGGCGTGGTTGGAAGCCAGGCGGTGCTGATCGCGATCGGCATCGACTGGGACGGCAGGCGGCAGATACTGGCCGTGGAGATGGCCAATCGCGAGAGCGCCACGTCATGGAAGGACTTCCTGCTGCGCCTGCGTGACCGGGGCCTGCATGGCACCGAGTTCGTCGTCGCCGACGATCATGCCGGCCTGCGCGCGGCGATCCGCGAGGTGCTGACCGGCGCCGCATACCAGCGCTGCTACGTGCACTTCCTGAGGAACGCGCTCGATCACTTGCCAAGGAAGGCCGACGACGACTGCCTGCAGGAACTGCGCTGGCTCTACGACCGGCGCAACCTCGCCGAGGCCCGCGCCGATCTCGCCCAGTGGCTCGCCCGATGGAGCGCCAAATATCCCAGGCTCACCGACTGGGCCGAGGAGACGATCGAGGAGACCTTCTCCTTCTACCGGCTGCCACGCAGGCATCACAAGCACATGAAAAGCACCAACATGCTCGAACGCTTCAATGAGGAAATCCGGCGGCGAACCTATGTCGTGCGGATATTCCCCAACGCCCCCAGCTGCCTGCGCCTGGTCCGCGCACTCGCCGTCGAAACCCACGAAAACTGGCTCGAAGCCAACCGCTACCTCAATATGGACGAACTGCGCGAGCAGAAGAAAACCGAACTACGCAAAGCCGCATGA
- the istB gene encoding IS21-like element helper ATPase IstB gives MTKAHNVDAQRLSFILNELRLPAIKVIWPEFTERADKEGWPATRLLAALTEHEMAERDRRRIERHLSDARLPPGKTLDSFAFDAVPMVSRAQVTAMTSGDGWLEKGANLILFGPPGGGKSHLAAAIGLQLVQNGWRVLFTRTSELVQKLQLARRELALESAIAKLDKYHLLILDDLAYVAKDQAETSVLFELISARYERRSMLITANQPFGEWNRVFPDPAMTLAAVDRLVHHATIFEMNVESYRRRAALQRQTGAGRTPKYATIKSIEKMSISDNQSEESPLPATI, from the coding sequence ATGACCAAGGCCCATAACGTCGATGCCCAGCGCCTGAGCTTCATCCTCAACGAGTTGAGGCTTCCTGCCATCAAGGTGATCTGGCCCGAGTTTACCGAACGTGCCGACAAGGAGGGCTGGCCCGCCACCCGACTGCTCGCTGCACTTACCGAGCATGAAATGGCCGAACGTGACCGGCGTAGGATCGAACGTCATCTGAGCGACGCACGATTACCACCGGGCAAAACGCTCGACAGCTTCGCCTTCGACGCCGTGCCGATGGTCTCGCGGGCGCAGGTCACGGCCATGACCTCGGGCGACGGATGGCTGGAAAAGGGCGCCAATCTCATCCTGTTCGGCCCGCCGGGCGGAGGAAAGAGCCACTTGGCGGCAGCCATCGGCCTGCAACTTGTCCAGAATGGTTGGCGCGTGCTGTTCACCCGCACGTCCGAGCTGGTCCAGAAGCTTCAGCTCGCGCGCCGCGAACTGGCGCTCGAATCCGCCATCGCCAAGCTCGACAAATACCACCTGCTCATCCTGGACGACCTCGCCTATGTCGCCAAGGATCAGGCTGAAACCTCCGTGCTCTTCGAGTTGATCAGCGCACGCTATGAGCGCCGATCCATGCTCATCACGGCCAACCAGCCCTTCGGCGAATGGAACCGGGTCTTCCCGGATCCCGCCATGACGCTCGCGGCCGTCGACCGTCTCGTTCATCACGCCACCATCTTCGAGATGAATGTCGAGAGCTATCGTCGCAGGGCCGCCCTCCAGCGACAGACAGGGGCTGGAAGGACCCCAAAATACGCGACAATCAAATCCATCGAGAAAATGTCGATCAGCGACAATCAGAGCGAAGAATCGCCCTTGCCAGCGACAATCTAA
- a CDS encoding IS630 family transposase, with amino-acid sequence MAGRRADLVVLSGDDRRFLEAQVRRHKAPRSLSDRCRMVLLCAEGLQSKEVAERLGVHEHTVGKWRRRFVQAGIEGLTDEYRAGRPRTVSDTQVAQVIERTLNTTPKDATHWSIRSMAAKSGLSHTTIRRIWGAFGLQPHRSETFKLSTDPLFVDKVQDIVGLYMSPPNRAIVLCVDEKSQIQALDREQPVLPMAPGVPERRTHTYVRNGTTSLFAALDIATGAVIGKCYKRHRATEFLDFLKRIDAAIPKGPDVHLVMDNYATHKTPKIKAWLARRPHWHAHFTPTSASWINQVERWFAELTRKQLQRGVHRSTAELETDITAFIAAHNENPKPYKWVKSADEILAAVKRFCQKTMSRTSDSGD; translated from the coding sequence ATGGCGGGCAGACGGGCGGATTTGGTTGTCTTGAGCGGAGATGACCGGCGTTTTCTCGAAGCTCAGGTCCGCCGCCACAAAGCGCCGCGTTCACTCTCTGATCGATGCCGGATGGTCCTGCTTTGTGCAGAAGGGCTGCAGAGCAAGGAAGTCGCCGAACGCCTGGGCGTTCACGAGCACACGGTTGGCAAATGGCGCCGCCGGTTCGTGCAGGCTGGCATTGAAGGACTGACTGACGAATATCGTGCGGGTCGGCCACGAACAGTATCTGACACGCAAGTAGCTCAGGTGATCGAGCGTACGCTGAACACGACCCCCAAGGACGCCACGCATTGGTCGATCCGTTCCATGGCCGCCAAGTCCGGGCTGTCACACACCACCATCCGCCGGATCTGGGGCGCGTTCGGCCTGCAGCCGCACCGGTCCGAGACATTCAAGCTGTCCACCGATCCGCTATTTGTCGACAAGGTGCAGGACATAGTCGGGCTCTACATGTCGCCGCCGAACCGGGCGATCGTGCTGTGCGTGGATGAAAAATCGCAAATCCAGGCGCTGGATCGCGAGCAGCCGGTCTTGCCCATGGCGCCGGGGGTTCCTGAGCGGCGCACCCATACCTACGTCCGCAATGGCACGACATCCCTGTTCGCCGCGCTCGACATTGCCACCGGCGCCGTGATCGGGAAATGCTACAAGCGCCATCGGGCAACCGAGTTCCTCGACTTCCTCAAGCGGATCGACGCCGCGATCCCCAAGGGGCCAGACGTCCACCTCGTGATGGACAACTATGCGACCCACAAGACGCCAAAGATCAAGGCCTGGCTCGCACGCCGCCCGCATTGGCATGCTCACTTCACACCGACTTCGGCGTCCTGGATCAATCAGGTCGAACGATGGTTTGCAGAACTGACCCGCAAGCAGTTGCAGCGCGGTGTCCACCGATCAACCGCTGAACTTGAGACCGACATCACCGCATTCATCGCGGCGCACAACGAAAACCCCAAGCCCTACAAATGGGTCAAATCCGCCGACGAAATCCTCGCCGCCGTCAAACGATTCTGCCAAAAAACAATGAGCCGAACTTCAGATTCAGGTGACTAG
- a CDS encoding tyrosine-type recombinase/integrase — translation MAQLAPLPSPTLALPALIASADDRARLRFLEFFAVTIRNAHTRRAYARAAGDFLTWVAARGVTSLGAVQPLHVGAWIEALGGEMSAPSVKQQLAGVRRLFDWLVIGQVMPVNPAASVRGPAHSQRRGKTPVLAPDEARRLLDTIDVGGPAGLRDRALIGLMVYSFARIGAALSMRVEDVFMQNRRLWVRLHEKGGKQHEMPCHHNLEDYLTAYIDGCELRAQAKGPLFRTIARGTKRLSDTPLPQANAFAMVRRRAVAAEIGTAIGNHSFRATGITTYLKNGGTLETAATMANHSSTRTTQLYDRRPDDVTLDEVERVLI, via the coding sequence ATGGCTCAGCTCGCCCCCCTTCCCTCGCCCACGCTGGCCTTGCCGGCGCTGATCGCGTCGGCCGACGACCGCGCGCGGTTGCGGTTCCTGGAGTTTTTCGCCGTCACCATCCGCAACGCGCATACGCGCCGCGCCTATGCGCGCGCGGCTGGCGACTTCCTGACCTGGGTAGCGGCGCGCGGGGTCACGTCCCTTGGGGCCGTGCAGCCGCTCCACGTCGGCGCGTGGATCGAGGCGCTGGGAGGCGAGATGAGCGCGCCCAGCGTCAAGCAGCAGCTCGCCGGCGTGCGTCGGCTGTTCGACTGGCTGGTGATAGGCCAGGTCATGCCGGTGAACCCCGCCGCATCGGTGCGCGGGCCGGCGCATAGTCAGCGGCGCGGCAAGACGCCGGTGCTGGCCCCCGACGAGGCGCGGCGGCTGCTTGATACGATCGACGTGGGTGGGCCGGCGGGTCTGCGCGACCGCGCGCTAATCGGGCTGATGGTCTATTCGTTCGCGCGGATCGGCGCGGCGCTCTCCATGCGTGTCGAGGACGTTTTCATGCAGAACCGCCGTCTCTGGGTGCGGCTGCACGAAAAGGGCGGCAAGCAGCACGAAATGCCCTGCCACCATAATCTTGAGGACTATCTGACCGCCTATATCGACGGGTGTGAGCTGCGCGCGCAAGCCAAGGGGCCGTTGTTCCGCACGATCGCGCGCGGGACCAAGCGGCTAAGCGACACTCCCCTGCCCCAGGCCAATGCGTTCGCGATGGTGCGCCGACGCGCGGTGGCGGCCGAGATCGGCACGGCGATCGGCAACCATTCGTTCCGCGCGACCGGGATTACCACTTACCTGAAGAACGGCGGCACGCTGGAGACGGCCGCGACGATGGCGAACCATAGCTCCACGCGCACGACCCAGCTCTACGATCGGAGGCCCGATGACGTGACGCTCGATGAGGTGGAACGGGTGTTGATCTAG